From a region of the Aeoliella mucimassa genome:
- a CDS encoding arylsulfatase codes for MNAFRCRAISVCAAIVVGCCWITEVASRAGAAERPNIILMMVDDMGFSDLGCYGSEIDTPNINRLAAGGVRFAQFYNTARCCPTRATLMTGMHPHQTGIGHMTNSPTHVNDDSVPAYQGYLNRNCVTIAEVLRESGYATLMAGKWHLGFHDQKLWPLQRGYDKYFGCIPGATRYFFPTHPRGMTFGNEAIAKPESTTDEAFYTTDAFTDYAIRFIDEHQQAQSEKPFFLYLAYTAPHWPLQAFEDDIAKYRGKYKMGWDELRKQRYQRQIELGLIDSQWELSPRPESVPAWDSLKPAKQDEMELKMAIYAAVIDRIDQNVGKLEKYLTEHDLLDNTLIVFLSDNGACAEGGILGRGEFYDVEKRNQQNDNSYGEAWANASCTPFRLYKHFAHEGGTSSPFFMHWPNGVKQQADWYQSPAQLIDIMPTLIDVAGATYPTTYQGNDILPGDGVSLRSAFTGEALGRENPIFIEHEHNAFIRDGKWKLVGRNVAKPRRIDAAQWELYDLEVDRTELHNLAADMPEKVKEMAAKWKAWSKEAKVYPKP; via the coding sequence ATGAATGCGTTCCGATGTCGTGCAATCAGTGTTTGCGCAGCGATAGTCGTTGGTTGTTGTTGGATTACTGAAGTAGCGAGTCGTGCAGGTGCGGCCGAACGCCCGAATATCATTCTAATGATGGTAGACGACATGGGATTTTCCGATCTCGGTTGCTACGGCAGTGAGATCGACACACCAAACATTAATCGCTTGGCTGCTGGTGGCGTCCGGTTTGCTCAGTTCTATAACACGGCTCGTTGCTGTCCTACTCGCGCTACGTTGATGACCGGCATGCATCCTCATCAGACGGGCATCGGTCATATGACCAACTCACCGACGCACGTGAACGATGACTCGGTTCCAGCTTATCAGGGATACTTGAATCGCAACTGCGTTACGATCGCTGAGGTGCTGCGCGAGAGTGGCTACGCCACACTGATGGCAGGCAAGTGGCATCTTGGTTTCCACGATCAGAAGCTCTGGCCCTTGCAACGTGGGTACGACAAGTACTTTGGTTGCATTCCCGGCGCGACTCGCTATTTCTTCCCCACGCATCCACGCGGTATGACGTTCGGCAACGAGGCCATCGCGAAACCCGAAAGCACGACCGACGAAGCGTTCTATACCACCGATGCCTTCACTGACTACGCGATTCGCTTTATCGACGAGCACCAGCAAGCACAGAGCGAAAAGCCTTTCTTTCTGTACTTGGCTTACACTGCTCCGCATTGGCCGCTCCAGGCATTCGAGGACGACATTGCCAAGTATCGGGGTAAGTACAAGATGGGGTGGGATGAACTACGCAAGCAGCGCTACCAACGCCAGATCGAACTAGGCTTGATCGACTCGCAGTGGGAACTCTCACCTCGCCCCGAGTCGGTTCCCGCCTGGGATTCTCTGAAACCGGCTAAGCAGGACGAGATGGAATTGAAGATGGCGATCTATGCTGCGGTGATTGATCGCATCGATCAAAATGTCGGCAAGCTTGAAAAGTACCTGACTGAGCATGATCTGCTGGATAACACGTTAATCGTCTTTCTTTCCGACAATGGAGCATGTGCCGAAGGTGGCATCCTCGGACGCGGTGAGTTCTACGATGTCGAGAAACGCAATCAGCAAAACGATAACTCCTATGGCGAAGCATGGGCGAATGCCAGTTGCACTCCGTTCCGGCTTTACAAGCATTTTGCCCACGAAGGGGGAACCTCGTCTCCGTTCTTCATGCATTGGCCGAACGGCGTAAAGCAGCAGGCCGACTGGTATCAAAGCCCCGCCCAGCTGATCGACATCATGCCAACGTTGATCGACGTCGCAGGTGCAACCTATCCGACGACCTACCAGGGGAACGATATCTTGCCAGGCGATGGTGTTTCGCTGCGTAGCGCGTTTACCGGAGAGGCCCTCGGCCGCGAGAATCCGATCTTCATTGAGCACGAGCACAACGCATTCATTCGCGATGGAAAATGGAAGCTCGTGGGGCGAAACGTTGCCAAGCCTCGCCGGATCGATGCGGCGCAGTGGGAGCTTTACGACCTCGAAGTCGATCGTACCGAATTGCATAACCTGGCGGCCGACATGCCCGAGAAGGTGAAGGAGATGGCCGCCAAGTGGAAGGCGTGGTCGAAAGAAGCGAAGGTGTATCCTAAGCCGTAG
- a CDS encoding sulfatase-like hydrolase/transferase, with protein sequence MFLVVLAVLMPRVLSAAETTPPNIVLVFIDDMGWSDLSCFGGEGPTTENIDQLAAEGIRFNHFYVNSPICSPSRVAITTGQYPQRWQITSYLDNRQSNDNRKVAQWLDPKAPILARELHQAGYATGHFGKWHMGGQRDVDDAPPITDYGFDQSLTNFEGMGPKLLPLAMTPEWPEPRKIWEGAVRLGGPPVWKLRSQITGGFVQTAISFIDESQRRGVPFYVNVWPDDVHSPFFPPVEDWADTKPGLYQAVLDNMDRQLGPLFERIRSDEQLRNNTLIVFCSDNGPEFGAGTCKPLRGAKTWLYEGGVRSPLIVWGPGLINTDRVGQINKQSMFSAIDLNRSLYQIAGINPPADTQLDGEPLADTLLGKSNQSRQAPIFWRRPPDRPGFSQGFQEDNPDLSVRSGKWKFYVNYDGSLPQLYNMDNDESETTDLASGYPDVAQSLQKAAMDWNATLPQDAGADQPTRTE encoded by the coding sequence ATGTTCCTTGTAGTCCTGGCCGTGCTGATGCCGAGGGTGCTGTCGGCCGCGGAGACGACTCCGCCGAATATCGTGCTGGTGTTCATCGACGACATGGGCTGGTCCGATCTCTCCTGCTTCGGCGGCGAGGGACCCACCACCGAGAATATCGACCAACTTGCCGCTGAAGGCATTCGCTTCAACCACTTTTACGTGAACTCGCCGATCTGCTCTCCCTCGCGGGTGGCCATTACCACCGGCCAGTACCCGCAGCGATGGCAAATCACTTCGTACCTCGACAACCGGCAGAGCAACGACAATCGCAAAGTCGCTCAATGGCTCGATCCCAAAGCTCCGATTCTCGCTCGCGAGCTTCACCAAGCTGGCTACGCGACCGGGCACTTTGGCAAATGGCACATGGGGGGGCAGCGCGACGTCGACGACGCTCCCCCGATCACCGACTATGGGTTCGACCAAAGCCTCACCAACTTCGAAGGCATGGGTCCCAAGCTGTTGCCGCTCGCCATGACTCCAGAATGGCCTGAACCACGTAAGATTTGGGAAGGAGCTGTCCGCCTGGGTGGCCCTCCGGTCTGGAAGTTGCGATCGCAGATCACCGGTGGCTTTGTCCAGACGGCCATCTCGTTCATCGACGAAAGCCAACGCCGTGGGGTGCCATTCTATGTGAACGTCTGGCCCGACGATGTGCACTCTCCGTTCTTCCCGCCGGTCGAAGACTGGGCCGATACCAAACCGGGACTTTATCAAGCGGTGCTCGACAACATGGATCGCCAACTCGGTCCATTATTCGAGCGGATTCGTAGCGACGAGCAGCTTCGCAACAACACGCTTATCGTGTTCTGCTCCGACAACGGCCCCGAGTTCGGCGCGGGGACCTGCAAGCCACTGCGAGGGGCCAAAACCTGGCTCTACGAAGGAGGGGTTCGCTCGCCGCTGATCGTATGGGGGCCAGGGCTGATCAATACCGATCGCGTGGGGCAGATAAACAAACAATCGATGTTCAGCGCGATCGATCTGAATCGCTCGCTCTACCAGATTGCCGGCATCAATCCCCCGGCCGACACCCAGCTCGACGGCGAACCACTGGCCGACACGCTACTCGGCAAGTCGAACCAAAGTCGACAAGCACCGATCTTCTGGCGACGCCCGCCCGATCGCCCTGGCTTTAGCCAAGGCTTTCAGGAAGACAATCCCGATCTCTCCGTGCGCTCGGGCAAGTGGAAGTTCTACGTCAACTACGATGGTAGCCTACCACAGCTTTACAACATGGATAACGACGAGTCGGAAACCACCGATCTGGCCAGCGGCTACCCCGACGTAGCTCAGTCGCTGCAAAAAGCGGCGATGGACTGGAACGCAACGCTCCCGCAAGACGCTGGTGCGGATCAACCGACTCGAACCGAGTAA
- a CDS encoding sialidase family protein, with amino-acid sequence MSPTRFHCFQLVLALIMCATAFRPADAADASGSTTENSTVHEVDVFVSGQGAYHTYRIPAIVATTEDTLLAFCEGRKEGRGDAGDIDLLCSRSTDQGLTWSEPVVVWNDGSNTCGNPAPVVDQETGVIWLACTWNLGSDHESQIMAGTSEDVRHVYMLKSEDDGLTWSTPKKISESVRQPHWRWYATGPGNGIQLVHGPHAGRLLIPANHSDHSNPKAHPYRSHVFWSDDHGDTWQLGGVHEDRTNESAVVEQADGSILQFMRSYHGKNRRAVAASDTGGSKWDSLYLDETLDTPVCQATVIRYSWPDDEQLGSKSRILFASPQGTKRSHMTIWLSYDEGTTWPVSREIYAGGAAYSCLVVLPNHQVGLLYEKDDYKKLTLATFTIEWLENQP; translated from the coding sequence ATGTCGCCGACACGTTTCCACTGCTTCCAACTCGTCCTAGCGTTGATTATGTGTGCAACTGCCTTCCGTCCCGCGGATGCAGCCGATGCATCAGGCTCGACTACAGAAAACTCGACGGTTCACGAAGTCGACGTGTTCGTATCGGGACAAGGTGCCTACCACACCTACCGCATTCCCGCGATCGTCGCGACCACCGAAGACACGCTGCTCGCTTTTTGCGAGGGTAGGAAAGAAGGGCGGGGCGACGCTGGCGATATCGACCTGCTTTGCAGTCGCTCGACCGATCAGGGGCTAACCTGGTCGGAGCCTGTCGTAGTTTGGAACGATGGCAGCAATACCTGTGGTAACCCAGCCCCGGTGGTCGACCAAGAAACCGGCGTCATTTGGCTCGCTTGTACTTGGAACCTCGGATCAGATCACGAGAGCCAAATCATGGCGGGCACGAGCGAAGACGTGCGTCATGTGTACATGCTGAAATCGGAGGACGACGGACTCACCTGGTCGACGCCAAAAAAGATTAGCGAGTCGGTTCGCCAACCGCACTGGCGATGGTACGCCACGGGGCCCGGCAATGGGATTCAACTCGTTCACGGGCCGCACGCAGGGCGGCTATTGATTCCAGCGAACCATTCGGATCACTCGAATCCCAAAGCACACCCTTACCGAAGTCATGTGTTTTGGTCGGACGACCATGGTGACACATGGCAACTGGGCGGCGTGCACGAAGATCGCACGAACGAATCGGCCGTCGTCGAGCAGGCGGATGGTTCCATCCTGCAATTCATGCGGTCGTATCACGGAAAGAACCGCCGGGCCGTGGCCGCGAGCGACACCGGCGGCAGCAAATGGGACTCACTCTATCTCGACGAGACTCTCGATACGCCCGTGTGCCAGGCGACGGTCATTCGCTACTCGTGGCCCGACGATGAGCAACTTGGTAGCAAGAGTCGCATTTTGTTTGCGAGCCCTCAAGGCACCAAGCGTTCTCACATGACTATTTGGCTCAGTTACGACGAAGGAACAACCTGGCCGGTTTCGCGAGAGATCTACGCCGGTGGTGCAGCGTACTCTTGTCTAGTGGTGTTGCCGAATCACCAAGTCGGTCTGCTTTACGAAAAGGACGATTACAAGAAACTAACGCTGGCGACCTTCACGATCGAATGGCTGGAAAACCAACCATGA
- a CDS encoding family 43 glycosylhydrolase has translation MTYSHSFCLALCMVACVCCCPCIADEPALSAADSPSKPLFTDPHYNGSCDPEIVWNNSSQEWWIYYTARRATRDIAIYVGTPIGAVSSPDLVHWTFRGYVSFDAVPGKPDMSTTFWAPGIISHGDSLHMFVTYKENAIPPWGGKGVIRHYVTSATQPLDGWKLVNVPNFNQPDPIDASLLRIGDEYRAYYRVGKGGGIQWATSTDLSEWTPQGKCPGDVNAPARQRGFGYQEAPYVFRWRDRYWMLTDPHEGLAVYESADAITWTQRPRILLEPGTGLQDNSRARHPSVAVVGERAFVFYHTEPNRPYPTPPPEERTPHQKISYLQMAELSLEQGQLTCDRDIAIDLTSLARP, from the coding sequence ATGACTTATTCTCACAGTTTTTGCTTGGCGTTATGCATGGTCGCGTGTGTGTGTTGCTGTCCCTGCATAGCCGACGAACCAGCACTCTCCGCGGCCGACAGTCCTAGCAAACCGCTATTTACCGATCCCCACTACAACGGATCATGTGATCCCGAAATAGTTTGGAACAACAGCAGCCAGGAGTGGTGGATCTACTACACCGCACGTCGAGCCACGCGCGACATAGCGATCTACGTGGGCACGCCGATCGGTGCGGTTTCGTCGCCCGATCTTGTGCACTGGACGTTTCGCGGCTACGTGTCGTTCGACGCAGTGCCAGGCAAGCCCGACATGTCGACCACCTTTTGGGCGCCGGGCATCATCAGCCATGGCGACTCGCTGCACATGTTTGTCACTTACAAAGAAAACGCCATTCCTCCCTGGGGAGGTAAAGGAGTCATTCGGCACTACGTGACCTCTGCCACTCAACCGCTCGATGGCTGGAAGCTTGTTAATGTCCCCAACTTTAACCAGCCCGATCCGATCGACGCCTCGCTGCTGCGAATCGGCGACGAGTATCGCGCGTACTATCGCGTCGGGAAGGGGGGTGGCATTCAATGGGCCACCAGCACCGACCTGAGCGAATGGACTCCGCAAGGCAAATGCCCCGGCGACGTGAACGCCCCAGCCCGGCAGCGCGGCTTCGGCTACCAGGAAGCCCCTTATGTGTTTCGCTGGCGAGATCGCTACTGGATGCTAACCGATCCCCATGAAGGGCTTGCGGTGTACGAATCCGCGGACGCGATCACCTGGACGCAACGACCTCGCATCTTGCTCGAACCAGGTACCGGCTTGCAAGATAACAGCCGCGCGCGTCACCCTAGTGTGGCGGTCGTCGGCGAGCGGGCGTTCGTTTTCTATCACACCGAACCGAATCGTCCGTACCCAACCCCACCGCCCGAAGAGCGGACTCCGCACCAGAAAATCAGTTATTTGCAAATGGCCGAGTTGAGCCTCGAACAGGGGCAGCTGACCTGCGATCGTGATATCGCGATCGATTTAACGAGCCTGGCTCGGCCGTAA
- a CDS encoding glycoside hydrolase family 2 protein, whose translation MAPANAQEANEREVKKPFASELITKWGEEVTAENAWTEYPRPQLERSNWQNLNGKWDYAVRLETRKNAPKKWDGEILVPYCLESRLGGVQRLLTPKDALWYHRTFTATPVENERTLLNFEAVDYECEVFVNGSSVGTHKGGNTPFAFDITDEVKAGENELIVRVEDNTQEYQLRGKQVFNAGGIWYTRVSGIWQTVWLEQVPASYIEKLKIATDAENGSITVRPTLKGAAEGAKVKVVVKDGEQVVAEQMSDQDSIELTIENAKLWSPDSPHLYTLEVSTLAADGSSADSVKSYAGIRTVGKVTDKDGNLRFTLNGKTIFHFGPLDQGWWPDGLLTPPSDEAMASDIEYLKAAGFNMIRKHIKVEPRRYYYHCDKLGIMLWQDQVSAGKGPAWTRLAPNPEDAQWPDSAHEQYMVELERMIDTLENHPSIVVWVPFNEAWGQHRTMEVGKWTVERDPSRLVNIASGGNFWPVGDVVDAHQYPHPGFPFERGEGGRFDGFIKVVGEFGGHGYPIKEHLWNPETRNWGYGDLPQTKEEYKQRYETSIERLNSLRLQGIAAGVYTQTTDVEGEINGLMTYDRKVIKLPAEDLAKLHQPLYEVPADEK comes from the coding sequence ATGGCTCCGGCCAACGCGCAAGAAGCGAATGAACGCGAAGTGAAGAAGCCATTCGCCTCGGAGCTCATTACCAAATGGGGCGAGGAGGTCACTGCCGAGAACGCATGGACCGAGTATCCTCGCCCGCAACTGGAACGCAGCAATTGGCAAAACCTGAATGGCAAATGGGACTACGCGGTCCGGCTCGAAACCCGCAAGAACGCTCCCAAGAAATGGGACGGCGAGATCCTAGTGCCTTATTGCCTGGAATCCCGACTCGGTGGGGTGCAGCGACTGCTCACCCCGAAGGACGCCTTGTGGTACCACCGCACGTTCACCGCGACTCCTGTGGAGAACGAGCGAACCTTGCTGAACTTTGAAGCGGTCGACTACGAATGCGAAGTATTCGTCAACGGCTCTTCGGTCGGCACTCACAAAGGGGGTAACACTCCCTTCGCTTTCGACATCACCGACGAAGTGAAAGCTGGCGAGAACGAACTTATCGTGCGTGTGGAAGACAACACCCAAGAGTATCAGCTTCGAGGCAAGCAAGTGTTCAACGCCGGCGGCATCTGGTACACCCGCGTCTCGGGCATCTGGCAAACCGTGTGGCTCGAGCAGGTTCCTGCCAGCTACATCGAGAAGCTGAAGATCGCGACCGACGCCGAGAATGGCAGCATCACCGTGCGTCCCACCCTGAAGGGGGCAGCCGAGGGAGCCAAGGTAAAGGTCGTGGTGAAGGATGGCGAGCAAGTGGTCGCCGAGCAAATGAGCGATCAAGACAGCATCGAACTTACGATCGAAAACGCCAAGCTCTGGTCGCCCGACTCACCGCATCTCTACACGCTGGAAGTTAGTACGCTCGCTGCCGATGGCTCGTCGGCGGATTCGGTGAAGTCGTACGCTGGTATTCGCACCGTGGGTAAGGTCACCGATAAAGATGGTAACTTGCGGTTCACGCTGAATGGGAAGACCATCTTTCACTTCGGTCCGCTCGATCAAGGTTGGTGGCCCGATGGGTTGCTGACTCCTCCTTCGGACGAAGCGATGGCCAGCGACATCGAGTACCTCAAAGCGGCCGGTTTCAACATGATTCGCAAGCACATCAAGGTCGAACCTCGTCGGTACTACTATCACTGCGACAAGCTCGGCATCATGCTCTGGCAAGATCAGGTGAGTGCCGGTAAGGGTCCCGCTTGGACCCGCTTGGCTCCGAATCCCGAAGACGCCCAGTGGCCCGACAGCGCCCACGAGCAGTACATGGTAGAACTCGAGCGGATGATCGATACGCTTGAGAACCATCCCTCGATCGTGGTCTGGGTTCCGTTCAACGAAGCATGGGGCCAGCACCGCACGATGGAAGTCGGCAAGTGGACTGTCGAACGCGATCCTTCGCGCCTGGTGAACATCGCCAGCGGCGGTAACTTCTGGCCAGTCGGCGATGTGGTCGACGCCCACCAGTATCCGCACCCTGGATTCCCCTTCGAACGAGGAGAAGGGGGCCGCTTCGATGGCTTCATCAAAGTGGTTGGCGAGTTCGGCGGCCATGGGTATCCCATCAAGGAGCACCTCTGGAACCCCGAGACCCGCAACTGGGGCTACGGCGACCTGCCGCAGACGAAAGAGGAGTACAAGCAGCGCTACGAGACTTCGATCGAGCGTCTGAACTCGCTCCGTCTGCAAGGCATCGCCGCTGGTGTTTACACCCAGACCACCGACGTCGAAGGCGAGATCAACGGCCTGATGACTTACGACCGCAAGGTCATCAAGTTGCCAGCCGAGGATCTGGCGAAACTGCATCAGCCGTTGTACGAAGTACCGGCCGATGAGAAGTAA
- a CDS encoding dihydrodipicolinate synthase family protein codes for MKPLSSREIRGNWATLLASWNADESLDLGRIAVEIDLLIAAGVDGIYCNGTAGEFHAQTEEEFATIGKLLADKCESAGMPFQIGASHTSAIISRQRVRLATFLRPSAIQVILPDWFPVTIDEAIVFLQRIADDSAGVGLVLYNPPHSKVVLSVDELARLAHEVPQLVGIKVAGGDAEWYTKMQPLFERLSVFVAGHTLATGISQGAHGAYSNVACLNPAAAQRWYDQMLNNLPAALEVEERIRRFMRESIEPFITEQRFCNAACDRLLTQVGGWCDIGPNMRWPYRSIPSSVVPALREMAQRTIPEFIVQQP; via the coding sequence ATGAAGCCACTCTCAAGCCGTGAGATACGCGGCAACTGGGCAACCTTGCTGGCCAGTTGGAACGCCGATGAGTCACTAGACCTGGGACGCATCGCGGTCGAGATCGACCTGCTCATCGCCGCTGGAGTCGATGGTATCTATTGCAATGGCACCGCAGGCGAGTTTCATGCGCAGACCGAGGAGGAGTTCGCCACGATTGGAAAGCTTCTAGCTGACAAATGTGAGTCGGCTGGCATGCCATTTCAAATCGGCGCCAGCCATACGTCGGCCATAATCAGTCGGCAACGCGTTCGCCTTGCCACGTTCCTGCGTCCCTCGGCCATCCAGGTCATCTTGCCCGATTGGTTTCCGGTGACCATCGACGAAGCGATCGTGTTTCTCCAACGCATTGCCGATGATTCCGCAGGCGTGGGGCTCGTGCTGTACAACCCACCACACTCCAAAGTCGTGCTGTCGGTCGACGAGCTTGCTCGGCTGGCCCACGAAGTACCACAACTGGTTGGTATTAAGGTCGCCGGTGGGGATGCCGAGTGGTACACCAAGATGCAACCGCTGTTCGAGCGGCTAAGCGTTTTTGTCGCCGGGCATACGCTTGCTACTGGAATATCGCAAGGCGCGCATGGCGCGTACTCAAACGTCGCATGCTTGAATCCTGCGGCAGCGCAGCGTTGGTACGATCAAATGCTCAACAACCTGCCGGCTGCCCTTGAGGTGGAAGAACGCATCCGCCGCTTTATGCGAGAGTCGATCGAACCCTTCATTACCGAACAGCGTTTCTGCAATGCGGCTTGCGACCGATTGCTGACTCAAGTAGGGGGATGGTGCGACATTGGCCCCAACATGAGGTGGCCTTACCGCTCGATTCCCTCCAGCGTAGTTCCCGCGCTACGTGAGATGGCGCAGCGCACCATTCCGGAGTTCATCGTGCAACAACCGTAA
- a CDS encoding GntR family transcriptional regulator, translating to MAKRAVSITPQIADLAELLIEDIKSRQLQPGDRYFSTAEASEFLTVSTSAANRALQLLARRQIISRQQRRGAFILTTPDTTEHLLLHRVHFLVHPLYLRTEGVGNDHILLGMQSELPGVHVQISFLPQGDEVGLVQQLISQALGADTTDGFVLVRASCETQRLVSGSGLPAVVHGSVYPGIRGLARLDRDMWDTGKILTNWLLEQGHKRFAYFVRQIIYPGDHSTLDAISAELAGEGFTTDRLTMRGLPSDIHASIAEIKTVLDTPDPPTAIICRTRRMAEAVDEAIKQLGLERGKFDITFCDYFARDKEEERYAFAKPVASDEEIGHHLAKLLLAQTQNSIEEPECVEVPVVLQVPGRLGS from the coding sequence ATGGCTAAGCGAGCGGTTTCTATTACTCCGCAAATTGCTGATTTGGCGGAGTTGCTGATCGAGGATATCAAGTCCAGGCAATTGCAGCCGGGCGATCGCTATTTCTCTACGGCCGAAGCTTCTGAGTTTTTGACGGTCAGTACGAGTGCCGCTAATCGTGCGTTGCAACTGCTCGCGCGGCGACAGATTATCTCGCGACAACAGCGACGTGGTGCATTTATACTCACTACTCCAGATACAACCGAACACTTGTTGCTGCACCGCGTGCATTTTCTCGTTCACCCACTCTATTTACGGACAGAAGGGGTTGGCAACGATCACATCCTGTTGGGGATGCAAAGCGAATTGCCGGGAGTTCACGTTCAGATCAGCTTCCTGCCTCAGGGGGATGAAGTGGGTCTGGTGCAGCAACTTATAAGCCAGGCGTTAGGGGCTGACACTACCGACGGTTTTGTATTGGTGCGGGCGAGTTGCGAGACGCAGCGGCTCGTCTCAGGATCGGGTTTGCCTGCGGTGGTTCACGGATCGGTGTATCCCGGAATTCGTGGTCTGGCCCGACTCGATCGCGATATGTGGGATACGGGCAAAATACTCACGAACTGGCTCCTCGAACAAGGTCATAAACGATTTGCGTATTTTGTCCGCCAAATCATCTACCCGGGCGATCATTCCACGCTCGACGCAATTTCCGCTGAGCTTGCGGGCGAAGGGTTTACCACCGATCGCCTGACCATGCGTGGATTGCCATCGGATATTCACGCATCGATCGCCGAAATTAAGACCGTACTCGACACGCCCGATCCACCGACGGCGATCATCTGCCGTACGCGTCGCATGGCGGAAGCGGTAGACGAAGCGATCAAACAGCTTGGATTGGAGCGAGGGAAGTTCGACATCACCTTTTGCGATTACTTCGCCCGCGACAAAGAAGAGGAGCGTTACGCGTTTGCGAAGCCGGTTGCCTCGGATGAGGAAATCGGTCACCACTTGGCCAAACTGCTGTTAGCTCAGACTCAAAACAGCATTGAAGAACCAGAATGTGTGGAAGTGCCAGTGGTGCTACAAGTACCGGGAC